From a single Phocoena sinus isolate mPhoSin1 chromosome 1, mPhoSin1.pri, whole genome shotgun sequence genomic region:
- the NCSTN gene encoding nicastrin isoform X2, whose translation MATDGGGCEADLGSRSLLRLVSFCVLLAGLCEGNSVEKKIYIPLNKTAPCVRLLNATHQIGCQSSVSGDTGVIHVVQKEEDLQWVLTDGPNPPYVVLLEGTLFTRNLMEKLKGRTSRIAGLAVSLAKPSPASGFSPSVQCPNDGFGVYSNSYGPEFAHCREIAWNPLGDGLAYEDFSFPIFLLEDENETNVIKQCYRDHNLSQNGSAPAFPLCAMQLFSHMHAVISTVTCMRRSFIQSSFSINPEIVCDPLSDYNVWSMLKPVNISETLEPDDKVVVAATRLDSRSFFWNVAPGAESAVASFVTQLAAAEALQKAPDVTTLPRNVMFVFFQGETFDYIGSSRMVYDMKNGKFPVQLENIDSFVELGQVALRNSLELWMHTDPMSQKNETVQNQVEELLTTLEKSGAGVPTVVLRRLSRSQPLPPSSLQRFLRAQNISGVVLADHSAVFQNHYYQSIYDTAENINVTYPEGQSPEEDLNFVTDTAKALAGVATVLGRALYQLAGGTNFSHTIQADPQTVTRLLYGFLVRANNSWFQSILRPDLRSYLGDGPLQHYIAVSSPTNTTYVVQYALANLTGKVIDLTREQCQDPSKVPTENKDLYEYAWVQGPLNSNETDRLPRCVRSTARLARALSPAFELKQWGSTEYSTWTESRWKDIRARIFLIASKELEFITLMVGFGVLVFSLVVTYCINAKADVLFIAPREPGSVSY comes from the exons CTTCCGTTAGTGGGGACACAGGGGTTATCCACGTAGTACAGAAGGAAGAAGACCTACAGTGGGTGTTGACCGATGGCCCTAACCCCCCTTATGTGGTTCTGCTGGAGGGCACGCTCTTTACCAG GAATCTGATGGAGAAGCTGAAGGGGAGAACCAGCCGAATTGCTGGTCTTGCAGTGTCTTTAGCCAAGCCCAGTCCTGCCTCAGGCTTCTCTCCTAGTGTGCAGTGTCCCAATGATGGGTTTG GTGTTTACTCCAACTCCTATGGGCCAGAGTTTGCTCACTGCAGAGAGATAGCATGGAACCCCCTGGGCGATGGCTTGGCTTATGAagacttcagtttccccatcttcctTCTTGAAGATGAAAATGAAACCAATGTCATTAAGCAG TGCTACCGCGATCACAACCTGAGTCAGAACGGCTCGGCACCGGCCTTCCCACTGTGCGCCATGCAGCTCTTTTCACACATGCACGCCGTCATCAGTACCGTCACCTGCATGCGACGCAGCTTTATCCAGAGCTCCTTCAGCATCAACCCAG AAATCGTCTGTGACCCCCTGTCTGACTACAACGTATGGAGCATGCTTAAGCCTGTAAATATCTCTGAGACATTGGAGCCCGATGACAAGGTTGTGGTGGCTGCCACCCGG CTGGACAGTCGTTCCTTTTTCTGGAATGTGGCCCCAGGGGCTGAAAGTGCCGTTGCCTCCTTCGTCACTCAGCTGGCTGCAGCTGAAGCTCTGCAGAAGGCACCCGATGTGACCACCCTGCCCCGCAATgtcatgtttgttttcttccaaggG GAAACTTTTGACTACATTGGCAGCTCAAGAATGGTCTACGATATGAAAAATGGCAAGTTTCCTGTGCAGTTAGAGAACATTGACTCATTCGTGGAGCTGGGACAG GTGGCCTTAAGAAATTCACTAGAGCTTTGGATGCACACAGACCCCATGTCTCAGAAAAATGAAACTGTACAGAACCAG GTGGAGGAGCTCCTGACCACCCTGGAGAAGAGCGGTGCTGGCGTCCCTACTGTAGTCCTCAGGAGGCTGAGTCGGTCCCAGCCTCTCCCACCATCTTCTCTGCAGCGATTTCTTCGAGCTCAAAACATCTCTGGCGTGGTTCTTGCTGACCACTCTGCTGTCTTCCAAAACCA CTATTACCAGAGCATTTACGACACTGCTGAGAACATTAATGTTACCTACCCTGAAGGGCAGAGCCCTGAAGAGGACCTGAACTTTGTGACAGATACTGCCAAG GCTCTGGCAGGTGTGGCCACGGTGCTGGGACGTGCACTGTACCAGCTCGCAGGAGGAACCAACTTCAGCCACACCATTCAGGCCGATCCCCAAACG GTTACCCGCCTGCTCTATGGGTTCCTGGTTAGAGCCAACAACTCGTGGTTCCAGTCTATCCTCAGGCCGGACCTAAGGTCCTACTTGG GTGATGGGCCTCTTCAGCATTACATCGCCGTCTCCAGCCCCACCAACACCACTTACGTTGTACAGTATGCCTTGGCAAATTTGACTGGCAAGGTGATCGACCTTACCCGAGAGCAGTGCCAGGATCCGAGTAAAGTCCCCACTGAAAACAAGGAT CTGTACGAGTACGCTTGGGTTCAGGGCCCTTTGAATTCCAATGAGACAGACCGGCTTCCCCGGTGTGTGCGTTCCACGGCACGACTCGCCAGGGCCTTGTCCCCTGCTTTCGAATTGAAGCAGTGGGGCTCTACTGAATACTCTACATGGACTGAGAGCCGCTGGAAAGACATCCGCGCCCGGATATTTCTGATAGCCAGCAAAGAGCTGGAG TTTATCACCCTGATGGTGGGCTTCGGCGTCCTCGTCTTCTCTCTTGTCGTCACCTACTGCATCAATGCCAAAGCCGATGTCCTTTTCATTGCTCCCCGGGAACCAGGATCTGTGTCTTACTGA
- the NCSTN gene encoding nicastrin isoform X3, translating into MATDGGGCEADLGSRSLLRLVSFCVLLAGLCEGNSVEKKIYIPLNKTAPCVRLLNATHQIGCQSSVSGDTGVIHVVQKEEDLQWVLTDGPNPPYVVLLEGTLFTRNLMEKLKGRTSRIAGLAVSLAKPSPASGFSPSVQCPNDGFGVYSNSYGPEFAHCREIAWNPLGDGLAYEDFSFPIFLLEDENETNVIKQCYRDHNLSQNGSAPAFPLCAMQLFSHMHAVISTVTCMRRSFIQSSFSINPEIVCDPLSDYNVWSMLKPVNISETLEPDDKVVVAATRLDSRSFFWNVAPGAESAVASFVTQLAAAEALQKAPDVTTLPRNVMFVFFQGETFDYIGSSRMVYDMKNGKFPVQLENIDSFVELGQVALRNSLELWMHTDPMSQKNETVQNQVEELLTTLEKSGAGVPTVVLRRLSRSQPLPPSSLQRFLRAQNISGVVLADHSAVFQNHYYQSIYDTAENINVTYPEGQSPEEDLNFVTDTAKALAGVATVLGRALYQLAGGTNFSHTIQADPQTVTRLLYGFLVRANNSWFQSILRPDLRSYLGDGPLQHYIAVSSPTNTTYVVQYALANLTGKVIDLTREQCQDPSKVPTENKDLYEYAWVQGPLNSNETDRLPRCVRSTARLARALSPAFELKQWGSTEYSTWTESRWKDIRARIFLIASKELEICHKNLLQICPWSASMRH; encoded by the exons CTTCCGTTAGTGGGGACACAGGGGTTATCCACGTAGTACAGAAGGAAGAAGACCTACAGTGGGTGTTGACCGATGGCCCTAACCCCCCTTATGTGGTTCTGCTGGAGGGCACGCTCTTTACCAG GAATCTGATGGAGAAGCTGAAGGGGAGAACCAGCCGAATTGCTGGTCTTGCAGTGTCTTTAGCCAAGCCCAGTCCTGCCTCAGGCTTCTCTCCTAGTGTGCAGTGTCCCAATGATGGGTTTG GTGTTTACTCCAACTCCTATGGGCCAGAGTTTGCTCACTGCAGAGAGATAGCATGGAACCCCCTGGGCGATGGCTTGGCTTATGAagacttcagtttccccatcttcctTCTTGAAGATGAAAATGAAACCAATGTCATTAAGCAG TGCTACCGCGATCACAACCTGAGTCAGAACGGCTCGGCACCGGCCTTCCCACTGTGCGCCATGCAGCTCTTTTCACACATGCACGCCGTCATCAGTACCGTCACCTGCATGCGACGCAGCTTTATCCAGAGCTCCTTCAGCATCAACCCAG AAATCGTCTGTGACCCCCTGTCTGACTACAACGTATGGAGCATGCTTAAGCCTGTAAATATCTCTGAGACATTGGAGCCCGATGACAAGGTTGTGGTGGCTGCCACCCGG CTGGACAGTCGTTCCTTTTTCTGGAATGTGGCCCCAGGGGCTGAAAGTGCCGTTGCCTCCTTCGTCACTCAGCTGGCTGCAGCTGAAGCTCTGCAGAAGGCACCCGATGTGACCACCCTGCCCCGCAATgtcatgtttgttttcttccaaggG GAAACTTTTGACTACATTGGCAGCTCAAGAATGGTCTACGATATGAAAAATGGCAAGTTTCCTGTGCAGTTAGAGAACATTGACTCATTCGTGGAGCTGGGACAG GTGGCCTTAAGAAATTCACTAGAGCTTTGGATGCACACAGACCCCATGTCTCAGAAAAATGAAACTGTACAGAACCAG GTGGAGGAGCTCCTGACCACCCTGGAGAAGAGCGGTGCTGGCGTCCCTACTGTAGTCCTCAGGAGGCTGAGTCGGTCCCAGCCTCTCCCACCATCTTCTCTGCAGCGATTTCTTCGAGCTCAAAACATCTCTGGCGTGGTTCTTGCTGACCACTCTGCTGTCTTCCAAAACCA CTATTACCAGAGCATTTACGACACTGCTGAGAACATTAATGTTACCTACCCTGAAGGGCAGAGCCCTGAAGAGGACCTGAACTTTGTGACAGATACTGCCAAG GCTCTGGCAGGTGTGGCCACGGTGCTGGGACGTGCACTGTACCAGCTCGCAGGAGGAACCAACTTCAGCCACACCATTCAGGCCGATCCCCAAACG GTTACCCGCCTGCTCTATGGGTTCCTGGTTAGAGCCAACAACTCGTGGTTCCAGTCTATCCTCAGGCCGGACCTAAGGTCCTACTTGG GTGATGGGCCTCTTCAGCATTACATCGCCGTCTCCAGCCCCACCAACACCACTTACGTTGTACAGTATGCCTTGGCAAATTTGACTGGCAAGGTGATCGACCTTACCCGAGAGCAGTGCCAGGATCCGAGTAAAGTCCCCACTGAAAACAAGGAT CTGTACGAGTACGCTTGGGTTCAGGGCCCTTTGAATTCCAATGAGACAGACCGGCTTCCCCGGTGTGTGCGTTCCACGGCACGACTCGCCAGGGCCTTGTCCCCTGCTTTCGAATTGAAGCAGTGGGGCTCTACTGAATACTCTACATGGACTGAGAGCCGCTGGAAAGACATCCGCGCCCGGATATTTCTGATAGCCAGCAAAGAGCTGGAG ATTTGCCACAAAAACCTGCTGCAAATCTGTCCCTGGTCAGCCAGCATGCGCCATTAG
- the NCSTN gene encoding nicastrin isoform X1: protein MATDGGGCEADLGSRSLLRLVSFCVLLAGLCEGNSVEKKIYIPLNKTAPCVRLLNATHQIGCQSSVSGDTGVIHVVQKEEDLQWVLTDGPNPPYVVLLEGTLFTRNLMEKLKGRTSRIAGLAVSLAKPSPASGFSPSVQCPNDGFGVYSNSYGPEFAHCREIAWNPLGDGLAYEDFSFPIFLLEDENETNVIKQCYRDHNLSQNGSAPAFPLCAMQLFSHMHAVISTVTCMRRSFIQSSFSINPEIVCDPLSDYNVWSMLKPVNISETLEPDDKVVVAATRLDSRSFFWNVAPGAESAVASFVTQLAAAEALQKAPDVTTLPRNVMFVFFQGETFDYIGSSRMVYDMKNGKFPVQLENIDSFVELGQVALRNSLELWMHTDPMSQKNETVQNQVEELLTTLEKSGAGVPTVVLRRLSRSQPLPPSSLQRFLRAQNISGVVLADHSAVFQNHYYQSIYDTAENINVTYPEGQSPEEDLNFVTDTAKALAGVATVLGRALYQLAGGTNFSHTIQADPQTVTRLLYGFLVRANNSWFQSILRPDLRSYLGDGPLQHYIAVSSPTNTTYVVQYALANLTGKVIDLTREQCQDPSKVPTENKDLYEYAWVQGPLNSNETDRLPRCVRSTARLARALSPAFELKQWGSTEYSTWTESRWKDIRARIFLIASKELEDLCLTEEDPSFSCQLCSSLPRSSIPLGHKPLVCHWNLSGPGSD, encoded by the exons CTTCCGTTAGTGGGGACACAGGGGTTATCCACGTAGTACAGAAGGAAGAAGACCTACAGTGGGTGTTGACCGATGGCCCTAACCCCCCTTATGTGGTTCTGCTGGAGGGCACGCTCTTTACCAG GAATCTGATGGAGAAGCTGAAGGGGAGAACCAGCCGAATTGCTGGTCTTGCAGTGTCTTTAGCCAAGCCCAGTCCTGCCTCAGGCTTCTCTCCTAGTGTGCAGTGTCCCAATGATGGGTTTG GTGTTTACTCCAACTCCTATGGGCCAGAGTTTGCTCACTGCAGAGAGATAGCATGGAACCCCCTGGGCGATGGCTTGGCTTATGAagacttcagtttccccatcttcctTCTTGAAGATGAAAATGAAACCAATGTCATTAAGCAG TGCTACCGCGATCACAACCTGAGTCAGAACGGCTCGGCACCGGCCTTCCCACTGTGCGCCATGCAGCTCTTTTCACACATGCACGCCGTCATCAGTACCGTCACCTGCATGCGACGCAGCTTTATCCAGAGCTCCTTCAGCATCAACCCAG AAATCGTCTGTGACCCCCTGTCTGACTACAACGTATGGAGCATGCTTAAGCCTGTAAATATCTCTGAGACATTGGAGCCCGATGACAAGGTTGTGGTGGCTGCCACCCGG CTGGACAGTCGTTCCTTTTTCTGGAATGTGGCCCCAGGGGCTGAAAGTGCCGTTGCCTCCTTCGTCACTCAGCTGGCTGCAGCTGAAGCTCTGCAGAAGGCACCCGATGTGACCACCCTGCCCCGCAATgtcatgtttgttttcttccaaggG GAAACTTTTGACTACATTGGCAGCTCAAGAATGGTCTACGATATGAAAAATGGCAAGTTTCCTGTGCAGTTAGAGAACATTGACTCATTCGTGGAGCTGGGACAG GTGGCCTTAAGAAATTCACTAGAGCTTTGGATGCACACAGACCCCATGTCTCAGAAAAATGAAACTGTACAGAACCAG GTGGAGGAGCTCCTGACCACCCTGGAGAAGAGCGGTGCTGGCGTCCCTACTGTAGTCCTCAGGAGGCTGAGTCGGTCCCAGCCTCTCCCACCATCTTCTCTGCAGCGATTTCTTCGAGCTCAAAACATCTCTGGCGTGGTTCTTGCTGACCACTCTGCTGTCTTCCAAAACCA CTATTACCAGAGCATTTACGACACTGCTGAGAACATTAATGTTACCTACCCTGAAGGGCAGAGCCCTGAAGAGGACCTGAACTTTGTGACAGATACTGCCAAG GCTCTGGCAGGTGTGGCCACGGTGCTGGGACGTGCACTGTACCAGCTCGCAGGAGGAACCAACTTCAGCCACACCATTCAGGCCGATCCCCAAACG GTTACCCGCCTGCTCTATGGGTTCCTGGTTAGAGCCAACAACTCGTGGTTCCAGTCTATCCTCAGGCCGGACCTAAGGTCCTACTTGG GTGATGGGCCTCTTCAGCATTACATCGCCGTCTCCAGCCCCACCAACACCACTTACGTTGTACAGTATGCCTTGGCAAATTTGACTGGCAAGGTGATCGACCTTACCCGAGAGCAGTGCCAGGATCCGAGTAAAGTCCCCACTGAAAACAAGGAT CTGTACGAGTACGCTTGGGTTCAGGGCCCTTTGAATTCCAATGAGACAGACCGGCTTCCCCGGTGTGTGCGTTCCACGGCACGACTCGCCAGGGCCTTGTCCCCTGCTTTCGAATTGAAGCAGTGGGGCTCTACTGAATACTCTACATGGACTGAGAGCCGCTGGAAAGACATCCGCGCCCGGATATTTCTGATAGCCAGCAAAGAGCTGGAG GATCTGTGTCTTACTGAAGAGGACCCCAGCTTTTCCTGCCAGCTCTGCAGTTCACTTCCTAGATCATCTATCCCACTGGGACATAAACCACTAGTTTGTCACtggaacctctctgggcctggctCAGACTGA
- the NCSTN gene encoding nicastrin isoform X4, which translates to MALTPLMWFCWRARSLPGGRMSGCLITSLPSFMALSPYSRNLMEKLKGRTSRIAGLAVSLAKPSPASGFSPSVQCPNDGFGVYSNSYGPEFAHCREIAWNPLGDGLAYEDFSFPIFLLEDENETNVIKQCYRDHNLSQNGSAPAFPLCAMQLFSHMHAVISTVTCMRRSFIQSSFSINPEIVCDPLSDYNVWSMLKPVNISETLEPDDKVVVAATRLDSRSFFWNVAPGAESAVASFVTQLAAAEALQKAPDVTTLPRNVMFVFFQGETFDYIGSSRMVYDMKNGKFPVQLENIDSFVELGQVALRNSLELWMHTDPMSQKNETVQNQVEELLTTLEKSGAGVPTVVLRRLSRSQPLPPSSLQRFLRAQNISGVVLADHSAVFQNHYYQSIYDTAENINVTYPEGQSPEEDLNFVTDTAKALAGVATVLGRALYQLAGGTNFSHTIQADPQTVTRLLYGFLVRANNSWFQSILRPDLRSYLGDGPLQHYIAVSSPTNTTYVVQYALANLTGKVIDLTREQCQDPSKVPTENKDLYEYAWVQGPLNSNETDRLPRCVRSTARLARALSPAFELKQWGSTEYSTWTESRWKDIRARIFLIASKELEFITLMVGFGVLVFSLVVTYCINAKADVLFIAPREPGSVSY; encoded by the exons ATGGCCCTAACCCCCCTTATGTGGTTCTGCTGGAGGGCACGCTCTTTACCAG GGGGCAGGATGTCGGGCTGCCTGATAACCTCCCTGCCTTCGTTCATGGCATTGTCACCCTATTCCAGGAATCTGATGGAGAAGCTGAAGGGGAGAACCAGCCGAATTGCTGGTCTTGCAGTGTCTTTAGCCAAGCCCAGTCCTGCCTCAGGCTTCTCTCCTAGTGTGCAGTGTCCCAATGATGGGTTTG GTGTTTACTCCAACTCCTATGGGCCAGAGTTTGCTCACTGCAGAGAGATAGCATGGAACCCCCTGGGCGATGGCTTGGCTTATGAagacttcagtttccccatcttcctTCTTGAAGATGAAAATGAAACCAATGTCATTAAGCAG TGCTACCGCGATCACAACCTGAGTCAGAACGGCTCGGCACCGGCCTTCCCACTGTGCGCCATGCAGCTCTTTTCACACATGCACGCCGTCATCAGTACCGTCACCTGCATGCGACGCAGCTTTATCCAGAGCTCCTTCAGCATCAACCCAG AAATCGTCTGTGACCCCCTGTCTGACTACAACGTATGGAGCATGCTTAAGCCTGTAAATATCTCTGAGACATTGGAGCCCGATGACAAGGTTGTGGTGGCTGCCACCCGG CTGGACAGTCGTTCCTTTTTCTGGAATGTGGCCCCAGGGGCTGAAAGTGCCGTTGCCTCCTTCGTCACTCAGCTGGCTGCAGCTGAAGCTCTGCAGAAGGCACCCGATGTGACCACCCTGCCCCGCAATgtcatgtttgttttcttccaaggG GAAACTTTTGACTACATTGGCAGCTCAAGAATGGTCTACGATATGAAAAATGGCAAGTTTCCTGTGCAGTTAGAGAACATTGACTCATTCGTGGAGCTGGGACAG GTGGCCTTAAGAAATTCACTAGAGCTTTGGATGCACACAGACCCCATGTCTCAGAAAAATGAAACTGTACAGAACCAG GTGGAGGAGCTCCTGACCACCCTGGAGAAGAGCGGTGCTGGCGTCCCTACTGTAGTCCTCAGGAGGCTGAGTCGGTCCCAGCCTCTCCCACCATCTTCTCTGCAGCGATTTCTTCGAGCTCAAAACATCTCTGGCGTGGTTCTTGCTGACCACTCTGCTGTCTTCCAAAACCA CTATTACCAGAGCATTTACGACACTGCTGAGAACATTAATGTTACCTACCCTGAAGGGCAGAGCCCTGAAGAGGACCTGAACTTTGTGACAGATACTGCCAAG GCTCTGGCAGGTGTGGCCACGGTGCTGGGACGTGCACTGTACCAGCTCGCAGGAGGAACCAACTTCAGCCACACCATTCAGGCCGATCCCCAAACG GTTACCCGCCTGCTCTATGGGTTCCTGGTTAGAGCCAACAACTCGTGGTTCCAGTCTATCCTCAGGCCGGACCTAAGGTCCTACTTGG GTGATGGGCCTCTTCAGCATTACATCGCCGTCTCCAGCCCCACCAACACCACTTACGTTGTACAGTATGCCTTGGCAAATTTGACTGGCAAGGTGATCGACCTTACCCGAGAGCAGTGCCAGGATCCGAGTAAAGTCCCCACTGAAAACAAGGAT CTGTACGAGTACGCTTGGGTTCAGGGCCCTTTGAATTCCAATGAGACAGACCGGCTTCCCCGGTGTGTGCGTTCCACGGCACGACTCGCCAGGGCCTTGTCCCCTGCTTTCGAATTGAAGCAGTGGGGCTCTACTGAATACTCTACATGGACTGAGAGCCGCTGGAAAGACATCCGCGCCCGGATATTTCTGATAGCCAGCAAAGAGCTGGAG TTTATCACCCTGATGGTGGGCTTCGGCGTCCTCGTCTTCTCTCTTGTCGTCACCTACTGCATCAATGCCAAAGCCGATGTCCTTTTCATTGCTCCCCGGGAACCAGGATCTGTGTCTTACTGA